From Pelmatolapia mariae isolate MD_Pm_ZW linkage group LG22, Pm_UMD_F_2, whole genome shotgun sequence, a single genomic window includes:
- the airim gene encoding AFG2-interacting ribosome maturation factor produces MSTLAVATLHQALRKNFATLESNQKVWKSVLAECSPLMVSLGNLAEQSRALSNVQISNTPLRGFPDLEERLRFKLLEATDIVLGKLNEKMSSLQSARDAISNQVAAILHLYEQNAHSLDLLAVTERSTTTPSVADMLEWLQDAERHYRQQFLRRKTLLQTLRADDLSLLESAPQRWNSLESPSAEDHITDTLCKVSFFVEYQ; encoded by the exons ATGTCCACGCTTGCGGTAGCTACGCTTCATCAGGCTCTGAGGAAAAACTTCGCGACACTTGAAAGCAACCAAAAAGTATGGAAGAGTGTTTTAGCCGAGTGCAGCCCTCTGATGGTGTCTCTCGGGAATTTGGCGGAGCAGTCGAGAGCACTGTCCAACGTGCAGATCTCCAACACACCGCTCAGAGGTTTTCCTGACCTGGAGGAGAGACTCCGCTTTAAGCTCCTTGAAGCAACGGATATAGTGCTGGGAAAACTCAACGAGAAGAT GTCTTCCCTCCAGTCTGCGAGGGATGCTATCAGTAACCAGGTTGCTGCAATCCTTCATCTGTACGAGCAGAACGCACACAGTTTAGATCTGCTTGCAGTAACTGAGCGATCAACCACGACCCCGTCGGTCGCTGACATGCTCGAGTGGCTTCAGGATGCTGAGCGTCACTATCGGCAACA ATTCCTGAGGAGGAAAACTCTGCTTCAAACACTGAGAGCAGATGATCTCTCTCTTCTGGAATCTGCTCCCCAAAGGTGGAACTCCTTGGAGTCTCCCAGTGCAGAGGACCACATCACAG atACACTTTGCAAAGTGTCTTTCTTTGTGGAGT